In Mangifera indica cultivar Alphonso chromosome 1, CATAS_Mindica_2.1, whole genome shotgun sequence, a single genomic region encodes these proteins:
- the LOC123215754 gene encoding stress enhanced protein 2, chloroplastic-like yields MALVARAIHCQLGSQKPAVVSQEQPAVSPVQIQRLNMGEGENGNNKIVLQPRVCTLRLYGSDKPGVMKLRKEGEDEVSTFFETLSDYIESSKKSQDFEIISGRLAMIVFAATVIEEAVTGNSLFRKIDVEGIAEAGGVCLGAVIFAAIFAWFSSARNRVGRMFTLSCNTLIDSLIDQIVDGLFYESEINDWSDDI; encoded by the exons ATGGCCTTGGTGGCGCGTGCAATCCACTGCCAACTGGGTTCCCAGAAGCCGGCGGTCGTCAGTCAAGAACAACCTGCGGTGAGTCCCGTCCAGATCCAGAGACTGAACATGGGCGAGGGTGAGAACGGGAATAATAAGATCGTTTTGCAGCCACGTGTGTGCACGTTGAGATTGTACGGTTCGGATAAACCGGGAGTGATGAAGTTGAGAAAGGAAGGTGAAGATGAAGTCTCAACGTTTTTTGAAACGCTGTCGGATTATATTGAAAGCTCGAAGAAGAGTCAGGACTTCGAGATCATCTCCGGCCGCCTCGCCATG ATTGTGTTTGCAGCAACAGTGATAGAGGAGGCGGTGACCGGAAATTCGTTATTCAGAAAGATAGACGTTGAAGGGATTGCAGAAGCAGGAGGAGTGTGTTTGGGAGCTGTAATATTTGCTGCCATTTTTGCCTGGTTCTCAAGCGCTCGAAATCGAGTAGGTCGGATGTTTACTCTAAGCTGCAACACTTTAATTGATTCACTGATAGACCAGATTGTTGATGGCCTTTTCTACGAGAGTGAGATCAACGACTGGTCGGATGACATTTGA